TATCTATTTAATAGTAACATACGATCAGAGAATGATGAAGCGTTTATTATCGCATCCCAGTGATTCTACGAAGCTAATTTGTATTTCACCAAACTATCGAGAATTCGAAATCGATAAGTTTACAATAAGATACATCCACAAAGTAACCTTTTGCGGACGACCAGTTTAATTAACAAAAAAATACGATAAACGTGGCTGAAATTAACATCACCTACATTCCCGATACCTGAAGATGAATATTTAATTAACATGAAATTGCTATGAATTTAGCTCTTTTCATTGATTAGGCTTTTACTTTTGGTTTTGCCGTTAAAGCGTCTCCGTTTCTTGCATTTAAATTATCTACATTAAAGTTTTGTGATGTTCCGCCAGCAAAATCAATAAAAGTATCCGTACTTCCTGTTCCTGTAGAAACAGCAGTGATAGAACCATTCAAAAGCGTTGAAGTAGGTGTTGTGATTACCGCAACAGATATGTTATTGTTAAAGTTCCAATAGTGAACTAAAGTGCTTTGTCCTGAAACTGCGCCATGAAATAAAGCGGCAATAGGAAGTAAGCCTCTCAAAAGGTATTTGTTTTTCATTTTTACAATTTATTATTTGTGCAAAAATGAAGGTTGTAGGTTGTGAGGGTTTTACGGGAAGGTTATGAAATGGTTAAATGTTTTTGTTAAAAAGTTGGTAGTTTTAAATTATTGTTAATGTTTTTCAAAACATTGTGAACCGATTGCACCGCCACCATATTCAAGAACAATATTATCTTTATAAAAAATGTATTGACAATTGTTATTGTATTCTGTTTTACTTTTCTCACTAAGCGGTTTTTCGAAAATTTTGTAATAATATTTGCCCATTCCGCTTCTTGCAAAACCTATTGTAGTAATTTTACCATTTTCTATTGAAATGCAATTTGCCTCGTTTAAAAGTTTTTTAATTTTATCAAGAGTTTGATTTGTCCACCCAATCGACTTAATAATTTTGTCCAATTCATTCGAATTTGGTTTCAAATTCCAATTTTGGGATATAACTTTTAAATCATCAGATCTCTCAATCTCATCTGCATATTCTTTTTCTTCCTTCTTTTTAACCTTATAGATTTTAATAGTAATTTCTTCACTTACAGTCAAAATTTTACTTTCAGGCTTAAACTCGATATCCACAACGTAATTTTTAGGAACAAGTTTTTGAAATTCAGTTTTTAATCTTTAAATTTCCGTTTTTTTGTTTTCAAAATTTGCTATAAGTTCCTGTTTGCTGCTTTCTGGCATTAAAGTCATAAACAGTAAAAATTCCTTTTCCTGTTCATTTCCACTCTTGTATGTTTTAGTGAAATCCCCACGCATTTCGATAGGTAATTTTTGAACTGCGACATTAAACAAAGAATCTTTGTCAATATTTTCTCTAAATTTTATATTTTGAGCGTTTTGATTTATTGCCGAATAAAATATAGCTAAAATCAGTGCGATTTGTTTCATAGTTTTTTTTTGCTAAATCAAAAATTACGTGTTGAGTAAACAAAAATATTTTGTTGCACAAATACGCTTTCCGAATTATATTGTTTATGAACTTTTTCAGATAACAATAGCAATAAAAATTTTATTATTAATTTCGAAAACCTTATTCCTCCCCAGAAACCCTCTCATAAATATTATGAATCAAACCATCCGCAACAGAAATTTTCGGTACAAAGATTTTATTGATATCTGCCCAATGCATTACGAGATTGTAGATTTTCAAAGCATGAACCAAAACATCGGCTCTGTCTTCACGGAAGCCGTATTTTGTCATTCTTTCGTCGACGGTAAGTGTATTAAATTCTTTGTAAGCTTTCTTCAGATAAGCAATAGACATGGGTTTTCCGTCTTTGGTTTTGCTCATTGAGAAAACTTTGTTGATGTTTCCGCCGGAACCGATGGCCACAATTTGTTTTTTACTAGTGATATTTGCCTTTATTTCTTCTTTCATTTCTTTCCAGTTGTCTTCTGTCACGAGATTGTTGAGAAGACGAATTGTTCCGATGTTGAAAGATTTCTCGTAGACCATTTTATCATTTTCATAGAACGTAAGTTCGGTAGAACCTCCACCAACATCTACATAAAGATAGGCAAAATCTTTGTCAAGTCCTTCTGCAACGTGATTTTCATAGACTAAAGTTGCTTCTTCGTCTCCGGAAATAATTTCTATGGTAATATCGGAGTGATTTTTTACTTTTTCAATAATTTCTTTACCATTTTCGGCATCACGCATGGCGCTCGTTGCGCAGGCTCTGTAATGTTCTACTTTGTAAACCTTCATCAAATCACTGAAAATCTTCATAGAATCTAAGACCATTTTTTCTCTTTCGGTACCGATTTTTCCAAGAGTAAATACATCCATTCCTAATCGTAAAGGTATTCGGAGAAGATTTAATTTAATAAACTCAGGTTTTCCGTTTTGAATTTTTACCTCATTGATTAAAAGTCGGGCTGCATTACTTCCTATGTCTATCGCTGCAATGATCATTTTGATTGTATTTTATTGATTTACAGTTGTTTGATTTGCGGTTTGGTGATTTTTAAAAGCCAAATTTACGGAAATATTATTTTGTTATTATTAAATCCTCTTTTATTGATGCTACTTTGCAGAAGTTTTTGCTTTCAGATATTTATAGGTTTCAATCTGTGAGCGACATTCTTTTTCACCATTGCTGATATATTCGTTGCTGAGTTTTTTGTCTAAAATTCTCGCCTTTACATTGTCTTTTAACTGAATATCAAGAATGTCTTTCAATTCTTTTTTAAGATTTTTATCTGAAATTTTTGCGGCGGCTTCTATTCTGTAATCTAAGTTTCTATTCATCCAATCGGCAGAAGAAATGTAAATATCTTCAGAACCTTTGTTGTAAAAATACATTACTCTTGCATGTTCCAGATACTCATCTACAATGCTTATAGCTTTAATTTTCTGCTTAAATTCTTTCTGATTGATCGCACAGTAAATTCCTCTTACAATCATTTTGATAACAACTCCGGCTTGTGCAGCTTCATACATTTTGGTAATTAAAGCACGGTCGCTTACAGAATTTACCTTAATGATCATCTCTGCTTTTCTTCCGACTTTGGCTTCTTCAATTTCTTTATCGATGTGGTGTACGATTTTTTCACGCATAAATTGCGGACAAACCATAAGCTTTTTACAAGTCTTTAGAACTGAAAGATAATCTTCCTTCGGTTTTTTCAGTACGGTGAAAACTTTATTGATATCTGCCATAATGCCTCTGTCAGAAGTCATTATTAAATGGTCACCATAAATTTTGGCAGTTTTTTCGTTGAAATTTCCTGTACTTACAAAACCATATTGAAGCGTTTTGTTGTGAACCCGTTTTTTTATGATACACAGTTTAGCATGAACTTTTTTGTCCGGAATTCCTATTAAAACAGTAATTCCTTCAGGTTCAAACATTTCTTTCCACATCAAATTCGATTCTTCATCAAATCTTGCCTGAAGTTCGAGCATTACGGTTACTTCTTTACCATTTCTGGCAGCATAAATTAACGCGTTGCTTATCTTTGAATTACTCGCCAAACGATAAGCGGTAATCTGAATAGATTTTACATCCGGATCCATTGCAGCTTCACGCAACAAGTCGATTACCGGTGTGTAAGTATGATAAGGGAAACTCAGTAAAACGTCTTGTTTCAAAATTACATCAGTCACTCTTTCACCATGTTCAAAAGCTTGATGCGTAAAAGATGTTCTTTCTACAGGTTTTTTGCCATATTCAATAACATCAGGAAAATCCATGAAATGTTTAAAATTATGAATCTTTCCTCCGGGAATAATGCTGTCTTTTTTGCTTAAATTTAATTTTCGGATAAGCAATTCGAGCATTGCCTTATCCATATCTTTATCAAAAACAAAACGGGTCGGTTTCCCTTTCCTACGGTTTTTGAGGCCTTTTTCTATTTTTTCTGCAAAGTTGGTTTTGATGTCGTTGTCAATATCCATCTCGGCATCTTTTGTTACTTTAAAAGCATGGGCAGAAAATTCATCATATCCGAAATAAGAAAATATATGAGGCAGGTTGAATGTAATGACATCTTCTAGCAACATGACATTTTTTTCTTCAGGATCTTCTGTAGGTAACAAAACAAATCTTCCCACAAAACGTGACGGAATTTCTATAATTGCATAATTGCTGTGGTAATTCCAGTCTTTTTTTCTCATGGCAACACCGAGATACAAACTTTTGTCTCTCATGTAAGGCATTGGAGTGTTTTCGTGAAGAAGAATCGGGATGACATTGGCTTCCACTACTTCATCAAAATATTGTCTTACAAATTCTTTCTGTTTGGTTGTGAGATTTTTTGAAGTTTTAATAAAGACTTTCTGCTCTGCCATTTCAACCTGAATTTTTTTCCAAGTTTTATCGAAGTTTGCTTGCTGGGTAATTACAATCTCATTAATTCTCTGAAGAATTTTCGATGGTGGCTGATAAAACGATTCGGCAATTACTTTTTCTTTAAAGTCCATCGCACGCTTCAGACCTGCAACACGCACTCTGAAAAACTCATCAAGATTATTTGA
Above is a genomic segment from Chryseobacterium mulctrae containing:
- a CDS encoding Ppx/GppA phosphatase family protein, which codes for MIIAAIDIGSNAARLLINEVKIQNGKPEFIKLNLLRIPLRLGMDVFTLGKIGTEREKMVLDSMKIFSDLMKVYKVEHYRACATSAMRDAENGKEIIEKVKNHSDITIEIISGDEEATLVYENHVAEGLDKDFAYLYVDVGGGSTELTFYENDKMVYEKSFNIGTIRLLNNLVTEDNWKEMKEEIKANITSKKQIVAIGSGGNINKVFSMSKTKDGKPMSIAYLKKAYKEFNTLTVDERMTKYGFREDRADVLVHALKIYNLVMHWADINKIFVPKISVADGLIHNIYERVSGEE
- the ppk1 gene encoding polyphosphate kinase 1, with protein sequence MSLHFNPRDVTWLAFNERVLQEAMDENVPLHLRIRFLGIFSNNLDEFFRVRVAGLKRAMDFKEKVIAESFYQPPSKILQRINEIVITQQANFDKTWKKIQVEMAEQKVFIKTSKNLTTKQKEFVRQYFDEVVEANVIPILLHENTPMPYMRDKSLYLGVAMRKKDWNYHSNYAIIEIPSRFVGRFVLLPTEDPEEKNVMLLEDVITFNLPHIFSYFGYDEFSAHAFKVTKDAEMDIDNDIKTNFAEKIEKGLKNRRKGKPTRFVFDKDMDKAMLELLIRKLNLSKKDSIIPGGKIHNFKHFMDFPDVIEYGKKPVERTSFTHQAFEHGERVTDVILKQDVLLSFPYHTYTPVIDLLREAAMDPDVKSIQITAYRLASNSKISNALIYAARNGKEVTVMLELQARFDEESNLMWKEMFEPEGITVLIGIPDKKVHAKLCIIKKRVHNKTLQYGFVSTGNFNEKTAKIYGDHLIMTSDRGIMADINKVFTVLKKPKEDYLSVLKTCKKLMVCPQFMREKIVHHIDKEIEEAKVGRKAEMIIKVNSVSDRALITKMYEAAQAGVVIKMIVRGIYCAINQKEFKQKIKAISIVDEYLEHARVMYFYNKGSEDIYISSADWMNRNLDYRIEAAAKISDKNLKKELKDILDIQLKDNVKARILDKKLSNEYISNGEKECRSQIETYKYLKAKTSAK